The following proteins are encoded in a genomic region of Asterias amurensis chromosome 5, ASM3211899v1:
- the LOC139937372 gene encoding serine/threonine-protein kinase 11-interacting protein-like isoform X3 produces MPSNDCHQLQELTVFFQKNSGKILKGRCNLALTTYTLAHLNQCFKQSEEEDPLVESQSSSDPTKDRTRPQTVKFLYSYVQRTPALKLVQPSSTLHGPVEISRFSSLTMLEIKKVPVHMLNGLGCLRNQLQVLICSRCVHSLQSLLCSCGGDMLAEAPWSALHTLNVSYNHIDALDDSLRLLPMLKMLDLSHNDLRHTRDYLECLSELAHLNLGYNRLERVPSLGLVARTNLQTLVIRNNSLDNLGGLEDYSSLLEIDLGNNCLYEGAELRTLGYLHNLREVNLLGNPLAFDPKYRSIVISKLPPEASSRKKIPRISLSKPLVRIPSQSSIDTCNSNLFNEISSFEESMDLTDSMVVAKGKRPKGKKGSKKVRTVSIADQGTTKGKNTNAGSTKVLQDSDIEDTRREHEKKRQLYGPDWLQALQAPYQQSGTTSASDSESTVGNDFGKSRVTRRDPLVPGSSDIGSDIVLNDIDRRDIDIIGLGIDKSDTTTNGTDKKNINRTSTHIDYTTKQDAYKIDIAKVDAGKSVHSNVNVEDRVNSRLDEPMASVNEQVVEAIIEKSEWNGTIAQHEHLGVQAELILEKNDSKPSIFLERSESDIAFDSPWAETAPEEEEHELFNPLLVTVHDSVRGEDVHLFLTIKETHIEERDLNGRVVEKLEINCLKSMQQSEESVWSEEIGGHRVVPVVMLAFDYIRRDRTQRRYTLEDEESLLILTKTLQPFLEWNQQQAAALGKGLCQCLKCSLEFSRDQAKRRLPTRHRGSIRGGNISDDEGNNDIESWMNEVPVCPSCNSDLIVELESPMPNSNHTSTVNTPVGSLNSGDMNLKPMATSSPWKLRDKEALFVSSTEKSRSGSSTEYHSANDSLSSSPAQTLVARPSVTSSSSGTSTLFNSCVKLSSPKHSQHELTSEEISRNEMSSVQSINDGRSNVSSFALPDATVKLNRGDETNPLDNMSSYEHEKLRELLQENIAPFSQKYSLVPSDILEGVISDDPSGTSTPRLEETSNASQTKDARNFVSYGDESKGNKSETLPMRTNGISGPYSEDDIVILPAEKVNNDAHDTVGYNDSNNAIQDAPSFDSTNVGRAGSTDSEIAVLRSMSIDAVSITSDCVFDSSLNAAQSNLANALSDAASRLEISSSSKASLESSCNLENSGKYSSSPGDNIYRDTLATGDLVKTKGQTSLSKESSMSVSFEASGSVAVPRKHSMIDVRDGDFSNVDHRLKLYFSMSLFGSKEELACMTKCRIFQFSKSMNFAGLVVISTHNIYMMRITKEESEKPSNWLTKRTQHSIRDLLHVHIGPGSQSFQLDFNNEGVLYTIVLRDSEMCETFVKYLVDAVKRGPMSKKCRFKDIVRDHPNTLMNMMSQIMGASMNGTSLERDTELSLYLLAYCKTINEVTKGMAIHLAPISILVTSNDLYLAEENHFWPLRQTKTKGLAKMTQFSLKEHQKITDVIEVELYEDSSTDLTIGFLKEDDVEQSHWHLQTENASSLIQLLNSIKRPWQEMFGVELKQIIHPTVSIQEDLLL; encoded by the exons ATGCCGAGTAACGACTGTCATCAGCTCCAGGAGCTAACGGTCTTCTTCCAGAAAAACA GCGGGAAGATTTTGAAGGGAAGATGCAACCTCGCTCTCACCACCTACACCCTGGCCCACCTTAACCAGTGCTTCAAACAGAGCGAAGAGGAAGATCCCCTGGTAGAGAGTCAGTCGTCCTCTGACCCTACCAAGGATAGGACACGACCACAGACAGTCAAGTTTCTATACAGCTATGTGCAGAGAACACCAGCACTCAAG TTGGTTCAGCCCTCCAGTACATTGCATGGTCCCGTTGAGATATCTCGATTCAGCAGCCTGACCATGCTAGAGATCAAGAAGGTCCCTGTTCACATGCTGAATGGTCTGGGATGTCTACGCAACCAGTTGCAGGTTCTGATCTGTTCAAGATGTGTACACTCACTACAG AGTTTGCTATGTTCTTGTGGAGGGGATATGTTAGCTGAGGCTCCGTGGTCAGCACTTCATACTCTCAACGTAAGCTATAATCACATTGACGCCCTCGATGACTCACTG AGGCTACTACCCATGCTGAAGATGCTGGACCTCAGTCATAATGACCTGAGACACACAAGAGATTACCTGGAG TGTCTGAGTGAGTTGGCTCATCTCAACCTTGGGTACAACCGTCTGGAGAGAGTGCCGTCCCTGGGTCTGGTCGCCCGCACCAACCTTCAGACCTTGGTGATCAGGAATAACAGCCTGGACAATCTGGGCGGCTTGGAGGACTACAGCAGTCTCTTGGAAATAGACTTGGGGAACAACTGCCTGTATGAAGGTGCCGAGCTAAGAACCTTGGGGTATCTGCACAATCTTAGAGAG GTCAACCTCCTTGGCAATCCTTTGGCCTTTGACCCCAAGTACAGATCAATCGTTATCAGCAAGCTCCCTCCAGAGGCTTCATCACGAAAG AAGATACCCAGAATCAGTCTCTCCAAGCCCCTCGTCAGGATCCCCTCCCAGTCCTCTATCGACACCTGCAACTCAAACCTCTTCAACGAGATATCCAGCTTTGAGGAATCCATGGATCTGACGGACAGCATGGTCGTGGCTAAAGGCAAGAGGCCAAAGGGCAAGAAAGGCTCCAAGAAGGTCCGAACTGTATCCATCGCTGACCAAGGCACGACGAAGGGCAAAAACACAAACGCTGGGA GTACAAAAGTGCTACAAGACTCGGACATCGAAGACACCAGGAGAGAACATGAAAAGAAACGTCAACTGTACGGTCCAGACTGGCTGCAGGCCCTGCAAGCACCGTACCAACAATCAGGAACAACCAGCGCATCCGACTCGGAAAGTACTGTAGGAAATGACTTTGGGAAGTCGAGGGTCACGAGAAGAGATCCACTCGTTCCTGGGAGTAGCGATATCGGCAGTGATATCGTTTTAAATGATATTGATAGACGTGATATTGATATTATTGGATTGGGTATTGATAAAAGTGATACCACCACAAACGGTACTGATAAAAAGAATATAAATCGGACTAGTACACATATCGATTATACCACGAAACAAGACGCTTATAAAATCGATATTGCAAAAGTTGATGCAGGTAAATCTGTTCATTCCAACGTGAATGTTGAGGACAGAGTTAACAGCAGACTCGATGAACCTATGGCGAGTGTAAATGAACAGGTTGTAGAGGCGATTATTGAGAAGTCGGAGTGGAATGGGACCATCGCGCAGCATGAGCATCTTGGAGTCCAGGCTGAGCTGATCTTGGAGAAGAACGACTCAAAGCCTTCTATCTTTCTGGAGCGGTCAGAGTCGGATATCGCTTTTGACAGTCCATGGGCTGAGACTGCACCAGAAGAAGAAG AGCATGAGCTGTTTAATCCCCTTCTCGTCACCGTACATGACTCTGTTCGAGGTGAAGACGTCCACCTCTTCCTGACAATCAAGGAGACTCACATCGAAGAGAGAGACCTGAATGGCCGAGTTGTAGAGAAACTGGAGATCAACTGCCTCAAGAG CATGCAGCAATCTGAGGAGTCTGTATGGAGTGAGGAGATCGGCGGTCATCGAGTCGTTCCTGTGGTCATGCTGGCCTTTGATTACATCAGGAGAGACCGCACACAAAGACGGTACACACTGGAAGATGAGGAAAGCTTGCTG ATTCTGACCAAGACTCTGCAGCCATTCCTAGAATGGAACCAGCAGCAGGCGGCCGCCTTGGGAAAAGGTTTGTGTCAGTGTCTGAAATGCTCCCTGGAGTTCTCCCGAGACCAGGCCAAAAGGAGACTGCCGACCCGGCACAGGGGCAGCATTCGGGGAGGTAACATTTCCGACGACGAAGGTAATAATG ATATTGAGTCATGGATGAACGAGGTACCAGTCTGTCCGTCATGTAATAGTGATTTGATAGTTGAGTTGGAGAGCCCGATGCCCAACAGCAATCACACGTCGACCGTGAACACTCCCGTTGGTTCACTCAACTCAGGGGATATGAATTTGAAACCCATGGCAACCTCGTCTCCCTGGAAACTAAG GGATAAAGAGGCATTATTTGTGTCGTCAACCGAGAAGAGCAGAAGTGGCTCCTCCACAGAATACCACAGTGCCAATGATTCGCTGTCGTCAAGTCCAGCTCAGACCCTGGTGGCAAGACCTAGTGTGACCTCTTCATCGTCTGGTACGTCTACCCTCTTCAACAGCTGCGTAAAGTTATCATCTCCTAAGCACAGTCAGCATGAACTCACCTCGGAAGAGATAAGTAGGAATGAGATGAGTTCAGTGCAGTCTATCAACGATGGGCGGAGTAACGTGAGCAGCTTTGCCCTTCCTGACGCGACGGTTAAGCTTAACAGAGGAGACGAGACTAACCCGCTGGACAACATGTCATCCTATGAACATGAGAAACTCCGCGAACTCCTCCAGGAAAATATCGCCCCGTTCAGCCAGAAATATTCCCTGGTGCCCTCGGATATCCTGGAGGGTGTGATAAGCGACGATCCCTCGGGAACCAGCACTCCTAGGTTAGAAGAGACATCTAATGCATCCCAAACAAAAGATGCGAGAAATTTTGTCAGTTATGGCGATGAGAGTAAGGGGAATAAATCTGAGACTCTGCCAATGAGAACTAACGGGATTAGTGGACCCTACAGTGAGGACGATATAGTGATACTACCGGCCGAGAAAGTAAACAATGACGCGCATGATACTGTTGGCTATAACGACTCGAACAATGCCATCCAGGATGCACCATCTTTTGACTCGACTAACGTCGGACGGGCAGGTAGCACGGACAGCGAGATCGCCGTACTGCGGAGCATGAGCATCGATGCGGTCAGCATTACGTCAGACTGTGTATTCGACTCGAGCCTAAACGCTGCGCAGAGCAATCTTGCCAATGCACTGAGCGACGCAGCCAGCAGACTTGAAATTAGTAGCTCATCGAAAGCGTCGTTGGAGTCGTCCTGCAATCTTGAGAACTCCGGTAAATATTCCTCGTCTCCCGGCGATAACATCTACAGGGATACTCTTGCCACGGGAGATCTAGTTAAGACTAAAGGACAAACCTCTTTGAGTAAGGAGAGCTCAATGAGTGTTTCGTTTGAGGCGAGTGGTAGCGTCGCCGTACCGAGAAAACATTCCATGATTGACGTCAGAGATGGTGACTTTAGTAATGTAGACCATCGGTTGAAACTTTACTTCTCGATGTCACTGTTTGGGAGTAAGGAAGAGCTTGCATGTATGACTAAG TGTAGAATATTTCAATTCAGCAAATCTATGAACTTTGCCGGTCTCGTTGTGATTTCTACTCACAACATTTATATGATGAGGATAACCAAAGAAGAAAG tGAGAAGCCATCCAACTGGCTCACTAAGAGAACACAGCATTCAATCAGAGATCTACTCCATGTCCACATCGGGCCTGGTAGTCAAAGCTTCCAGCTGGACTTCAACAATGAGGGCGTCCTGTACACTATCGTCCTGAGGGACAGCGAGATGTGTGAAACCTTTGTCAAGTATCTTGTTG ATGCAGTGAAGCGAGGTCCAATGAGCAAGAAGTGCCGGTTTAAGGACATCGTTAGAGATCATCCTAACACACTGATGAACATGATGAGTCAGATCATGGGTGCGTCAATGAACGGAACGTCTCTAGAAAGAGACACAGAGCTCAGTTTGTATCTACTGGCATACTGCAAGACCATCAATGAAGTCACTAAAG GGATGGCCATTCACCTAGCACCCATCAGCATCCTGGTGACCTCAAACGACCTCTACCTGGCCGAAGAGAATCATTTCTGGCCCCTGAGGCAAACCAAGACAAAGGGTCTCGCTAAGATGACCCAGTTCAGCCtcaaggaacatcaaaagataACTGATGTCATTGAAGTG GAATTGTATGAAGACTCTTCAACAGATTTGACTATTGGGTTTTTGAAAGAG GATGATGTGGAGCAATCTCACTGGCACCTCCAGACGGAGAATGCATCTTCTCTCATTCAACTCCTTAACAGCATTAAACGACCGTGGCAGGAGATGTTTGGAGTAGAACTCAAACAGATCATCCACCCAACTGTTTCAATCCAG
- the LOC139937372 gene encoding uncharacterized protein isoform X4 has protein sequence MVHTCTCAQVVLRDRTRAVKCFPKKIPRISLSKPLVRIPSQSSIDTCNSNLFNEISSFEESMDLTDSMVVAKGKRPKGKKGSKKVRTVSIADQGTTKGKNTNAGSTKVLQDSDIEDTRREHEKKRQLYGPDWLQALQAPYQQSGTTSASDSESTVGNDFGKSRVTRRDPLVPGSSDIGSDIVLNDIDRRDIDIIGLGIDKSDTTTNGTDKKNINRTSTHIDYTTKQDAYKIDIAKVDAGKSVHSNVNVEDRVNSRLDEPMASVNEQVVEAIIEKSEWNGTIAQHEHLGVQAELILEKNDSKPSIFLERSESDIAFDSPWAETAPEEEEHELFNPLLVTVHDSVRGEDVHLFLTIKETHIEERDLNGRVVEKLEINCLKSMQQSEESVWSEEIGGHRVVPVVMLAFDYIRRDRTQRRYTLEDEESLLILTKTLQPFLEWNQQQAAALGKGLCQCLKCSLEFSRDQAKRRLPTRHRGSIRGGNISDDEGNNDIESWMNEVPVCPSCNSDLIVELESPMPNSNHTSTVNTPVGSLNSGDMNLKPMATSSPWKLRDKEALFVSSTEKSRSGSSTEYHSANDSLSSSPAQTLVARPSVTSSSSGTSTLFNSCVKLSSPKHSQHELTSEEISRNEMSSVQSINDGRSNVSSFALPDATVKLNRGDETNPLDNMSSYEHEKLRELLQENIAPFSQKYSLVPSDILEGVISDDPSGTSTPRLEETSNASQTKDARNFVSYGDESKGNKSETLPMRTNGISGPYSEDDIVILPAEKVNNDAHDTVGYNDSNNAIQDAPSFDSTNVGRAGSTDSEIAVLRSMSIDAVSITSDCVFDSSLNAAQSNLANALSDAASRLEISSSSKASLESSCNLENSGKYSSSPGDNIYRDTLATGDLVKTKGQTSLSKESSMSVSFEASGSVAVPRKHSMIDVRDGDFSNVDHRLKLYFSMSLFGSKEELACMTKCRIFQFSKSMNFAGLVVISTHNIYMMRITKEESEKPSNWLTKRTQHSIRDLLHVHIGPGSQSFQLDFNNEGVLYTIVLRDSEMCETFVKYLVDAVKRGPMSKKCRFKDIVRDHPNTLMNMMSQIMGASMNGTSLERDTELSLYLLAYCKTINEVTKGMAIHLAPISILVTSNDLYLAEENHFWPLRQTKTKGLAKMTQFSLKEHQKITDVIEVELYEDSSTDLTIGFLKEDDVEQSHWHLQTENASSLIQLLNSIKRPWQEMFGVELKQIIHPTVSIQEDLLL, from the exons ATGGTACACACATGCACCTGTGCACAGGTAGTCCTGCGAGACAGAACTCGGGCAGTCAAATGTTTTCCAAAG AAGATACCCAGAATCAGTCTCTCCAAGCCCCTCGTCAGGATCCCCTCCCAGTCCTCTATCGACACCTGCAACTCAAACCTCTTCAACGAGATATCCAGCTTTGAGGAATCCATGGATCTGACGGACAGCATGGTCGTGGCTAAAGGCAAGAGGCCAAAGGGCAAGAAAGGCTCCAAGAAGGTCCGAACTGTATCCATCGCTGACCAAGGCACGACGAAGGGCAAAAACACAAACGCTGGGA GTACAAAAGTGCTACAAGACTCGGACATCGAAGACACCAGGAGAGAACATGAAAAGAAACGTCAACTGTACGGTCCAGACTGGCTGCAGGCCCTGCAAGCACCGTACCAACAATCAGGAACAACCAGCGCATCCGACTCGGAAAGTACTGTAGGAAATGACTTTGGGAAGTCGAGGGTCACGAGAAGAGATCCACTCGTTCCTGGGAGTAGCGATATCGGCAGTGATATCGTTTTAAATGATATTGATAGACGTGATATTGATATTATTGGATTGGGTATTGATAAAAGTGATACCACCACAAACGGTACTGATAAAAAGAATATAAATCGGACTAGTACACATATCGATTATACCACGAAACAAGACGCTTATAAAATCGATATTGCAAAAGTTGATGCAGGTAAATCTGTTCATTCCAACGTGAATGTTGAGGACAGAGTTAACAGCAGACTCGATGAACCTATGGCGAGTGTAAATGAACAGGTTGTAGAGGCGATTATTGAGAAGTCGGAGTGGAATGGGACCATCGCGCAGCATGAGCATCTTGGAGTCCAGGCTGAGCTGATCTTGGAGAAGAACGACTCAAAGCCTTCTATCTTTCTGGAGCGGTCAGAGTCGGATATCGCTTTTGACAGTCCATGGGCTGAGACTGCACCAGAAGAAGAAG AGCATGAGCTGTTTAATCCCCTTCTCGTCACCGTACATGACTCTGTTCGAGGTGAAGACGTCCACCTCTTCCTGACAATCAAGGAGACTCACATCGAAGAGAGAGACCTGAATGGCCGAGTTGTAGAGAAACTGGAGATCAACTGCCTCAAGAG CATGCAGCAATCTGAGGAGTCTGTATGGAGTGAGGAGATCGGCGGTCATCGAGTCGTTCCTGTGGTCATGCTGGCCTTTGATTACATCAGGAGAGACCGCACACAAAGACGGTACACACTGGAAGATGAGGAAAGCTTGCTG ATTCTGACCAAGACTCTGCAGCCATTCCTAGAATGGAACCAGCAGCAGGCGGCCGCCTTGGGAAAAGGTTTGTGTCAGTGTCTGAAATGCTCCCTGGAGTTCTCCCGAGACCAGGCCAAAAGGAGACTGCCGACCCGGCACAGGGGCAGCATTCGGGGAGGTAACATTTCCGACGACGAAGGTAATAATG ATATTGAGTCATGGATGAACGAGGTACCAGTCTGTCCGTCATGTAATAGTGATTTGATAGTTGAGTTGGAGAGCCCGATGCCCAACAGCAATCACACGTCGACCGTGAACACTCCCGTTGGTTCACTCAACTCAGGGGATATGAATTTGAAACCCATGGCAACCTCGTCTCCCTGGAAACTAAG GGATAAAGAGGCATTATTTGTGTCGTCAACCGAGAAGAGCAGAAGTGGCTCCTCCACAGAATACCACAGTGCCAATGATTCGCTGTCGTCAAGTCCAGCTCAGACCCTGGTGGCAAGACCTAGTGTGACCTCTTCATCGTCTGGTACGTCTACCCTCTTCAACAGCTGCGTAAAGTTATCATCTCCTAAGCACAGTCAGCATGAACTCACCTCGGAAGAGATAAGTAGGAATGAGATGAGTTCAGTGCAGTCTATCAACGATGGGCGGAGTAACGTGAGCAGCTTTGCCCTTCCTGACGCGACGGTTAAGCTTAACAGAGGAGACGAGACTAACCCGCTGGACAACATGTCATCCTATGAACATGAGAAACTCCGCGAACTCCTCCAGGAAAATATCGCCCCGTTCAGCCAGAAATATTCCCTGGTGCCCTCGGATATCCTGGAGGGTGTGATAAGCGACGATCCCTCGGGAACCAGCACTCCTAGGTTAGAAGAGACATCTAATGCATCCCAAACAAAAGATGCGAGAAATTTTGTCAGTTATGGCGATGAGAGTAAGGGGAATAAATCTGAGACTCTGCCAATGAGAACTAACGGGATTAGTGGACCCTACAGTGAGGACGATATAGTGATACTACCGGCCGAGAAAGTAAACAATGACGCGCATGATACTGTTGGCTATAACGACTCGAACAATGCCATCCAGGATGCACCATCTTTTGACTCGACTAACGTCGGACGGGCAGGTAGCACGGACAGCGAGATCGCCGTACTGCGGAGCATGAGCATCGATGCGGTCAGCATTACGTCAGACTGTGTATTCGACTCGAGCCTAAACGCTGCGCAGAGCAATCTTGCCAATGCACTGAGCGACGCAGCCAGCAGACTTGAAATTAGTAGCTCATCGAAAGCGTCGTTGGAGTCGTCCTGCAATCTTGAGAACTCCGGTAAATATTCCTCGTCTCCCGGCGATAACATCTACAGGGATACTCTTGCCACGGGAGATCTAGTTAAGACTAAAGGACAAACCTCTTTGAGTAAGGAGAGCTCAATGAGTGTTTCGTTTGAGGCGAGTGGTAGCGTCGCCGTACCGAGAAAACATTCCATGATTGACGTCAGAGATGGTGACTTTAGTAATGTAGACCATCGGTTGAAACTTTACTTCTCGATGTCACTGTTTGGGAGTAAGGAAGAGCTTGCATGTATGACTAAG TGTAGAATATTTCAATTCAGCAAATCTATGAACTTTGCCGGTCTCGTTGTGATTTCTACTCACAACATTTATATGATGAGGATAACCAAAGAAGAAAG tGAGAAGCCATCCAACTGGCTCACTAAGAGAACACAGCATTCAATCAGAGATCTACTCCATGTCCACATCGGGCCTGGTAGTCAAAGCTTCCAGCTGGACTTCAACAATGAGGGCGTCCTGTACACTATCGTCCTGAGGGACAGCGAGATGTGTGAAACCTTTGTCAAGTATCTTGTTG ATGCAGTGAAGCGAGGTCCAATGAGCAAGAAGTGCCGGTTTAAGGACATCGTTAGAGATCATCCTAACACACTGATGAACATGATGAGTCAGATCATGGGTGCGTCAATGAACGGAACGTCTCTAGAAAGAGACACAGAGCTCAGTTTGTATCTACTGGCATACTGCAAGACCATCAATGAAGTCACTAAAG GGATGGCCATTCACCTAGCACCCATCAGCATCCTGGTGACCTCAAACGACCTCTACCTGGCCGAAGAGAATCATTTCTGGCCCCTGAGGCAAACCAAGACAAAGGGTCTCGCTAAGATGACCCAGTTCAGCCtcaaggaacatcaaaagataACTGATGTCATTGAAGTG GAATTGTATGAAGACTCTTCAACAGATTTGACTATTGGGTTTTTGAAAGAG GATGATGTGGAGCAATCTCACTGGCACCTCCAGACGGAGAATGCATCTTCTCTCATTCAACTCCTTAACAGCATTAAACGACCGTGGCAGGAGATGTTTGGAGTAGAACTCAAACAGATCATCCACCCAACTGTTTCAATCCAG